A region of the Anolis carolinensis isolate JA03-04 chromosome 1, rAnoCar3.1.pri, whole genome shotgun sequence genome:
ctgaaagatgacaatttagagaagttctgtcccaagtcgaggtgtattaattccagttgataaagacatcctcaaaggttcagatggacagatagtatacctctgtaaagtgagagtctggcgtattcctacacctgaaatgattatctgaagtatccacatcaaatataacagtgctctttctgtacaggagctgcgaggatctgtagaagaccaaacagtcatggctcgtgatggtaatatttccccccccccccaaataaaaagggaattgaatgaaatccgaacagaacacaaagaggaagcattatctaccttggcttttatggtctaattttccacagaatatccttcaacctctacagagccagtattacatgagagaaaacgttttgtaacttccgaatacagagatgggccaaaagtatattaagttcaacagggacaaatgaaagatagtacttctctccgcgatggttgttcgggagtggaactgtctcccccggactgtgttgtaggccccttcttttgaagcttttaagcataggctcgatggccatctgtcggggatgctttgaatgatacttcctgcgtctttcttgggggagaactcgatggcccatgagttctattccaactctacttttctatgattccatgattacatgattcgtgaaacggccccttgagatggatgaacccaaaaacgtcagtggggcaacgtcgagtgatgaaaaagaggagaaaggaagggaaaagagagaggaaagcatagctcaccaaaatgtggaacgtttcccttatcctctgatttttggcaaattttcatagcttttataatgaaccattttttaataattgcagaaatctgttcctggtttgaaagtcttatttcctgttaaattgggttgtctttactgtgaaagtcattgctctactttagaaactttgtttttgtggctgaaactttgttaaattggtgtagtccctgcatatgtgtgtgtgtaaaggtatcccttgacgttaagttcagtcatgtctgactctgggggttgtgctcacctccatttctaagcccaagagccagtgttgtccatagacacctccaaggtcatgtggtcggcatgactacatggagtgccattaccttcccgccacagcggtacctattcatctactcacattggcatgttttcaagctgctaggttggcagaagctggagctaacagcgggcgctcactctgctcccgggatttgaacctgggacctttcagtctgcaagttcagcagctcaatggtctttgccttggctgccttccagatcaggcttataaccagcctattatgggccacaaattaaagaaaattcaatcccatttaagcacaacatgaacagttttgatgccaaaaccataaactctgtttattaaactctacgatccaaactttagaacaacttgcaaacaattgaaggttagaccacagtaataataaccaattctattcctttccaaaatttaaacataaaatagtatctttctttccaatagcatataaacttttcctttgtttacaaaacaaaattctagacagtagccatttagaagatatttctatattttccctgcaaaggatagggctgcatccctctggagacacacatgataacccggacatgatataaggcacttatatacgttaaataaacatgatgtcattgcatatataaaagaagcatgatattaggcaattatagttgcaaataatataattaaacatgtaaaaattatacatccatacataaaagaaacatgtaaagtaactgcatatataaaacacaatataaaatatgatataaggcaattacagatgtcaaaggaacgtgatattacatatgtaaaaaacatgattatatgtataaaaaagcatgatacaaggtgtcaggatctaggctgctgggcaccaataaccatacactgaggccagattctatctaatatctttattaaaggaatatataaagtcaataaaaacaagtgtagaataaagttcagaagcagacctttcaaatgaggccaaatatagtccagcagattattgtccaatatgaaatattagagtccaaagattataatccaataaccgcaacacacggtttgccaagcaaagcgttgggaaaacagaaaaagtcttgaatccaatgaagcttgacacaaggctgaaagttacttggaacgtggctggagctgtggctaaaggcaaagcaacttgaagcatggaacaagatctgtggtaaatccgtgagacgaggacaaggcttggaactagattcaggaggcaaggaacaggattcgaagtccacacacacatgacctctctccaggagctgacgaattgactccgcaaggaatccttcgcgcaatttccctatattgggtctcgtttccccaaacaacaatcactttccctagagaacagggagcgaaggaaaccagcttgcaggtgcaagactccccgtattttctcaggggaaatacttctaatcagtggcatatttggcagcaaggcgagcactacttctaaatttttctctcgatcctctatcagtcgtgtaagcctgttttctcccataagggggagagttcccaccaaggtcaggtttaattggttcttggactagaacttcaggcagctgccaaggctctgactccgaccggaaatctggggaaaactccatattttcctcctcatctgccacaatactgtcaggaataggactgcagggcccatgagtcatcacactaggcaactgacacatctaaaagaaacacaatataattaacctaggtacaacaaatgtgaaagaaggcaacaatatacataaaaaaacatttctggactcacaaatgtagtctaagagaattgggcttccattctccaaacctgaaacaaagtgggaggaaatgtaaagagtgttaatgatgctcgaaatcaaatgttgttcttttacaaagtcaaactaaaactaagaataaatgcttcggtcttctcctgatcttcttatctcctcaccttgcgtccagccgagttacgtccgcacttgcgatacagcgacctcttcccttggctcagtgggcagtattttaaagtatgggccttttcgcccgtggcaccgcagagcggacaggtgtatttgcgcaagatggggcactccacggtgccgtccatccccttcagccggtgggacgaatagacctgcttggattccccgttgtgtttgcagaaattgcaaatctccttgttttgggaagcctggccattggcactacctttggagctcttgctgctggaactgcttccattaacccattgtgatgctgtttcaaagttgtcctcgttgaggactagctgcatgtcgtactccattgtgtcccaactctgagatggaaatgggaccttcttgcgttccgcgatgatctccgtaaccactttcgcaaggctcagatagcccttccatctgtcaaactccctgaacatggaaggggcataatgtggcacgtgcatggctgatctggagagcatggtgccaattctaccctggtgtggacacacactgaatgccacatattggaggcggagtctttgttttatatataaggggaggggttccaaacctttcacattggaccctcccatctatttttaccctcctttgccctagatttaacccccacatgtctagacaatcacagcttttcaaggaagagtttggtttttccaattttttaacttcgaaggtaatgccacagtttctcccttgaggcagtggttctcgacttgtgggtccccagatgttttggccttcaactcccagaaatcctaacagctggtaaaatggctgggatttctgggacttgtaggtaaaaacacctggagatccacaggttgagaaacactgccttaagggaacgttagcagttgtggttctgtttgtccatccaagaatgagttgaatttctgccttggatgaaatagcaacattgcacatccaacgtttgcaaaagtcctgaaggacggatccagtaatgatgaagcctgcaagagtgttatattgcttttgcatggcagaatagcattggactggatggtctcttctacctttatgattctatgatgtttggcgccatgactctatgattctatcattttaggattctaggacttttgggatgattctgttacttggttctttgagtctatgactttagggaccatgtttctattattccatgacttctgtgaccatatttctatgacttttgtgaccattcatgggccatctggctagtattccgggacggtaaatgatatatcggttacagcaccagatatttctggatacagtagagtctcgcttatccaacattaacgggccagcagaacgttggataagcaaatatgttggatgataaggagacattaaggaaaagccttttgaacagcaaattaggttatttttcaaattaagccccaaaaaatcttgtttaacagcaaattagacagaaaaggtagttcaatacgcagtaatattacgtagtaattacgaatttagcaacaaaatatcacaatatattgaaaacattgactacaaaaataagttggataatccagaacattggataagcgagtgttggatgagtgagactctactgtatattgtttttgcatggcagaatggcgttggactggatggtctcttctagctttatgattatatgatgtttggtgccatgtttctatgattctatcattatgttgtcgagcaatttagaacagtataggataccgctaactgtttctttgagtggtgttctgtggaaacacaacccgcccatcctcccccgctgatttcatgaaaataaaagaaaagaaataataagccacatccggcaaggcccacacactgaaatactaggccggccatcgttggccggcaagcttccctgagtggaagaaatagaggccgccgccccaaagaagggttctgtgcaagattgcaccaaggggtaaagaacgacagccgcgagagaagacagaggcggtgcatcgtgggaaacacgtcgaccacgtaggccgacaaggcccacacgttgaaatactaggcgtgccaccgttggccggcacgcttccctgtgaggaagaaagaggggccgccgccccaaaggaggcttctgtgcaaaatcgcataaaggggtaaagaacgacagccggcgagagaagagagaggcggtgcatcgtgggaaacccgaccacgtaggccgagaggcagcaaaaagaaaagaaaagaaaagaaaagaaagaaaaaagccacaggcgacaaggcccatacattaagccgggccggccactgtttgccggcacgcatccctgagagagagagagagagaaaaaaaaaaccagaggacaccgccccaaaggaggcttctgtgcaaaatagcataaagggctaaagaacgacagccggcgagagaagagagaggcggtgcatcatgggaaacccgaccacgtaggccgagaggcagcaaaaagaaaagaaaagaaaagaaaagaaagaaaaaagccacaggcgacaaggcccatacattaagtcgggccggccactgtttgccggcacgcatccctgagagagagagagagagagaaaaaaaaccagaggacaccgccccaaaggaggcttctgtgcaaaatagcataaagggctaaagaacgacagccggcgagagaagagagaggcggtacatcggggaaactcggccacgtaggccgagaggcagcaaagaccaaagaaaagacagaaaaagccaccgccaaaaaggcccacactataaaatactaggccggccaccgttggccggcacgattcccagacaggaagaaagaggggccgccgccccaaaggaggcttcggtgcaaactcgcataaaggggtaaagaacgacagccgagagagaagagagaggcggtgcatcgggggaaactcggccacgtaggccgagaggcagcaaagaccaaagaaaagacagaaaaagccaccgccaaaaaggcccacactataaaatactaggccggccaccgttggccggcacgattcccagacaggaagaaagaggggccgccgccccaaaggaggcttcggtgcaaactcgcataaaggggtaaagaacgacagccgagagagaagagagaggcggtgcatcgggggaaactcggccacgtaggccgagaggcagcaaagaccaaagaaaagacagaaaaagccaccgccaaaaaggcccacactataaaatactaggccggccaccgttggccggcacgattcccagacaggaagaaagaggggccgccgccccaaaggaggcttcggtgcaaactcgcataaaggggtaaagaacgacagccgagagagaagagagaggcggtgcatcgggggaaactcggccacgtaggccgagaggcagcaaaaagaaaagaaaagaaaagaaaagaaagaaaaaagccacaggcgacaaggcccatacattaagccgggccggccactgtttgccggcacgcatccctgagagagagagagagagagaaaaaaaaccagaggacaccgccccaaaggaggcttctgtgcaaaatagcataaagggctaaagaacgacagccggcgagagaagagagaggcggtacatcggggaaactcagccacgtaggccgagaggcagcaaagaccaaagaaaagacagaaaaagccaccgccaaaaaggcccacactttaaaatactaggccggccaccgttggccggcacccttcccagagaaagagagagaagaccaaaaaaaaggaaatgtgggcccaagcccctcagacccggggggccggccaccgttggccggccccacgcccacacgccgcaacccacggggaagggcaggctttcttcacgtctgcttgcaaaatgtgggcccaagcccctcagacccggggggccggccaccgttggccggccccacgcccacacgccgcaacccactgggaagggcaggctttcttcacgtctgattgcaaaatgtgggcccaagcccctcagacccggggggccggccaccgttggccggccccacgcccacaccgctggactcacagggggaagggcatgctttcttcacgtctgcttgcaaaatgtgggcccaagcccctcagacccggggggccggccaccgttggccggccccacgcccacacgccgcaacccactgggaagggcaggctttcttcacgtctgattgcaaaatgtgggcccaagcccctcagacccggggggccggccaccgttggccggccccacgcccacaccgctggactcacagggggaagggcatgctttcttcacgtctgcttgcaaaatgtgggcccaagcccctcagacccggggggccggccaccgttggccggccccacgcccacaccgctggacccacagggggaagggcatgctttcttcacgtctgcttgcaaaatgtgggcccaagcccctcagacccggggggccggccaccgttggccggccccacgcccacaccgctgaacccagagggggaagggcatgctttcttcacgtctgctttcaaaatgtgggcccaagcccatcagacccggggggccggccaccgttggccggccccacgcccacacaccacaacccatgacacaaagatacactccataacagcaaaccgtctatcctctggaaaaatctagccatttctgtagtcaatgattccattatattgtgatattttgaagctaaattcataaagtaagcaatagcaacatatcatttcagcatatagaacgacttcttatgtctccttggttgtataacatgcatttatggtgctttatttggataataataacctgatatgatgtgttatatgcttttcttcaacaagtccaatccaagaaatctgcttatttcagcagtggtaggcccgtttggctttgatcagtgagactcttctgtgttcatgttgggtcaataagacataagatataactgaagtcacagtcagcatacagcattaccagcttaaaaaacagtggtgtaaaaacacggctcgagtccgaggactgaagaggaggtagtttgacagttaaaaaactatacagtgcgaaatactattggcctgtcaagctattcttaaataggctacaaacgaccacacagacctataatgctttttggagggggaaggttttaaggctctgatgttaggcacatgtttccatgcagttccactgcaggtaagactactgtgttcttcaggggttattaaagttctcctgcagatgacctggatagagggaaatgacttcagttggttggtatacatacagtttaagtaaacttg
Encoded here:
- the LOC134299685 gene encoding uncharacterized protein LOC134299685; translation: MYGPCRLWLFSFFSFLFFSFCCLSAYVAEFPPMHRLSLLSRLSFFTPLCEFAPKPPLGRRPLFLPVWESCRPTVAGLVFYSVGLFGGGFFCLFFGLCCLSAYVAEFPPMHRLSLLSRLSFFTPLCEFAPKPPLGRRPLFLPVWESCRPTVAGLVFYSVGLFGGGFFCLFFGLCCLSAYVAEFPPMHRLSLLSRLSFFTPLCEFAPKPPLGRRPLFLPVWESCRPTVAGLVFYSVGLFGGGFFCLFFGLCCLSAYVAEFPRCTASLFSRRLSFFSPLCYFAQKPPLGRCPLVFFLSLSLSQGCVPANSGRPDLMYGPCRLWLFSFFSFLFFSFCCLSAYVVGFPMMHRLSLLSPAVVL